Proteins encoded together in one candidate division WOR-3 bacterium window:
- a CDS encoding T9SS type A sorting domain-containing protein → MKNPTSLVIMMLMAGVSLAQPLTEGKFLPFEPPIYTFAESTHHFDVRHYTIDLDLPMNSRAMSGHTRVELIARHNNFDTFSLHMVNLICDSVRRENNTCTFTQSSGRLLIDLDREFANGESLAVDIYYHRNSTIQNRGFFYYSRGTQGIPHAICYSTTEPSDARYWFPCFDEPWDKAERGCRVNITTPDSFSGCANGVLDSVTIAGGKKTCWWTHRYPISTYLVTFAASKWATFKQWFYPAPNESLYIQNFVWPEDSSLAVNAFRNVPDMMGFFSDSLRYGPYPFATEKYGHVVAYPFQWGGMENQTLTMVHRYWIQRGNDNGIAHELSHHWWGDMVTCLDWGNIWLNEGFATYSDELYTWHQQGLAAFKSLIQTRAQDYFDEEAQDPHPIYNPPAGHEFDWGHSYCKGAWVQHMLRYVVGDTVWNAPGIFFRALRAYGDSFRYGNANTEDYRRIFERMTSMDLNWFFDEWVYSLGYPNYQIGWWAQETPDGWQVIVDLAQDNMNGAPTTFHIPVEVKITYTGGDTIIRYPVTENPQRNVFIVPAQPHSLEFDPNEWILEQHNVTVGLQSGPDRKPEFSRHELYLHSTPNKWLTLIYDLPRTENVRLEIFTPTGRKVKTLITGTQTAGRYRLEWHRVDDYGNHVPAGTYLIHLTAGGKRLTKKFVLMN, encoded by the coding sequence ATGAAAAACCCAACATCACTTGTAATTATGATGCTGATGGCGGGCGTTAGCCTTGCCCAGCCATTAACCGAAGGCAAATTTCTGCCTTTCGAGCCACCGATTTATACATTTGCCGAATCAACCCACCACTTTGATGTCCGTCACTACACAATTGACCTTGACCTGCCGATGAACTCAAGGGCGATGAGCGGCCACACCCGGGTGGAACTTATCGCCCGCCATAACAACTTTGACACCTTCAGTCTCCATATGGTCAACCTCATCTGCGACTCGGTGCGCCGGGAGAACAACACCTGCACCTTTACGCAAAGTAGCGGCCGCCTCCTCATCGACCTGGACCGGGAGTTTGCCAATGGCGAATCGCTTGCCGTTGACATCTACTATCACCGCAACTCCACGATTCAAAACCGCGGCTTCTTTTATTACAGCCGGGGAACACAGGGTATCCCTCACGCTATCTGCTACTCAACAACCGAACCTTCTGATGCCCGCTACTGGTTCCCCTGCTTTGACGAACCCTGGGATAAGGCGGAACGGGGCTGTCGGGTCAACATCACCACTCCCGACTCCTTCTCGGGTTGTGCCAATGGCGTTCTCGACAGCGTCACCATCGCCGGCGGCAAAAAAACCTGCTGGTGGACCCACCGCTATCCAATCAGCACCTACCTCGTAACCTTTGCCGCCTCAAAATGGGCAACTTTCAAACAGTGGTTTTATCCGGCGCCTAATGAGTCGCTCTATATCCAGAACTTCGTCTGGCCCGAAGACTCCAGCCTTGCGGTCAACGCCTTTCGCAATGTCCCTGATATGATGGGGTTCTTTTCCGACTCCTTACGCTATGGACCCTACCCATTTGCCACCGAAAAGTATGGCCATGTGGTCGCATATCCATTTCAATGGGGCGGGATGGAAAATCAAACCCTGACGATGGTCCACCGCTACTGGATCCAGCGGGGCAATGACAACGGCATTGCTCACGAACTTTCCCATCACTGGTGGGGTGATATGGTGACCTGCCTTGACTGGGGCAACATCTGGCTCAATGAAGGGTTTGCCACTTACTCCGACGAACTCTACACCTGGCATCAACAGGGGCTTGCCGCTTTCAAAAGCCTGATTCAAACCCGGGCACAGGACTACTTTGATGAAGAAGCACAGGACCCGCACCCGATTTACAACCCGCCCGCGGGCCACGAATTCGACTGGGGCCACTCCTACTGCAAAGGCGCCTGGGTCCAGCATATGCTCCGCTATGTGGTCGGCGACACGGTCTGGAACGCGCCCGGCATATTCTTCCGTGCCCTGCGCGCCTACGGCGACAGTTTTCGCTACGGTAACGCCAACACCGAAGACTACCGCCGAATTTTCGAAAGGATGACCAGCATGGATTTAAACTGGTTCTTTGACGAATGGGTTTACAGCCTCGGCTATCCCAACTATCAGATTGGCTGGTGGGCACAGGAAACGCCGGACGGATGGCAGGTGATTGTTGACCTTGCCCAGGACAATATGAATGGCGCTCCGACAACCTTCCACATCCCGGTTGAGGTGAAAATCACCTATACCGGTGGTGACACAATTATCCGCTATCCGGTGACCGAAAACCCGCAGCGCAATGTGTTCATCGTACCGGCACAGCCCCACTCCTTGGAGTTTGACCCGAACGAATGGATTCTTGAACAGCACAATGTGACTGTCGGTCTTCAGTCCGGCCCGGACAGAAAACCCGAATTCAGCCGGCACGAACTCTACCTCCACTCAACCCCTAATAAATGGCTCACCCTCATCTATGACCTGCCCCGGACCGAAAATGTCCGGCTCGAAATCTTTACCCCGACCGGCAGAAAGGTGAAAACATTAATTACCGGCACACAGACCGCTGGTCGCTATCGGCTCGAATGGCACCGTGTTGATGATTATGGCAACCATGTTCCTGCCGGCACCTACTTAATTCACCTTACCGCCGGTGGCAAAAGGCTGACGAAAAAGTTTGTGCTGATGAATTAG
- a CDS encoding UPF0158 family protein encodes MRKVYVLERDLLFALTNQMKETAHYLDLKTGDVIPVFSFNRDEILARVRANPEQYVRLVPQTRAQGIEMINRFIETVSRADLKAKLKAAVKEGRIFSRFRSVLETEPEELRRWQQFRVMVLTESLKQKLQKMNLELVLIGDDAAGTTCVPIPEDEPDEE; translated from the coding sequence GTGCGTAAGGTTTATGTTCTGGAGCGGGACCTGCTTTTTGCGTTGACGAATCAGATGAAGGAGACCGCCCATTATCTGGACCTCAAGACCGGTGATGTGATTCCGGTTTTCAGTTTTAACCGGGATGAGATCCTTGCCCGGGTCAGAGCGAATCCGGAGCAGTATGTCCGGCTCGTTCCGCAAACAAGGGCTCAGGGTATTGAGATGATAAACCGGTTTATTGAAACGGTAAGCCGGGCGGATTTGAAGGCAAAACTGAAGGCGGCGGTTAAAGAGGGTAGGATATTCAGTCGGTTCCGGTCGGTGCTGGAAACCGAGCCTGAGGAGTTACGACGCTGGCAGCAGTTCCGGGTTATGGTGCTCACCGAGTCCCTGAAACAGAAGTTGCAGAAGATGAATCTGGAACTGGTGTTGATTGGGGACGATGCCGCCGGAACAACATGCGTTCCGATACCGGAAGACGAGCCGGACGAGGAGTAA
- the radC gene encoding DNA repair protein RadC: MQTKVKKTIKELPKVERPREKLMQYGPEKLSNSELLAILLRSGTKEDNVVELSNKILKRFGANELPDLTFADLKNYPGLGPAKACEIVACFELGKRLLKGKKAEIYLKPKDVWEELKDLRDHKKEHFVIFYLDSRNQEIKREIISVGSLNANLVHPREVFEPAVRNLAAQIILAHNHPSGDPEPSEDDLEITKRLVESGKILGIEIIDHIIVVKNGFLSFKEKKLI; the protein is encoded by the coding sequence ATGCAAACCAAAGTTAAAAAAACAATTAAAGAATTGCCAAAGGTTGAGAGACCAAGAGAAAAATTAATGCAGTATGGGCCAGAAAAACTTTCTAATTCTGAACTTTTAGCTATTCTTTTGAGGTCGGGGACAAAGGAAGACAATGTCGTTGAGTTATCAAATAAAATTTTAAAAAGATTTGGTGCTAATGAATTGCCAGATTTAACTTTTGCTGATTTAAAGAATTATCCGGGTTTAGGTCCAGCCAAAGCCTGTGAAATTGTTGCCTGCTTTGAGCTTGGCAAAAGACTGCTTAAAGGTAAAAAAGCAGAGATATATTTAAAACCAAAAGATGTCTGGGAAGAATTAAAAGATTTGCGAGACCACAAAAAAGAACATTTTGTAATTTTTTATCTCGATAGTAGAAACCAAGAAATTAAAAGAGAAATTATTTCCGTTGGTTCGCTTAACGCCAATTTAGTCCACCCGCGAGAAGTATTTGAACCAGCAGTTAGAAATTTAGCCGCCCAAATTATTTTAGCCCATAACCACCCATCAGGCGATCCCGAACCATCGGAAGATGATTTAGAAATTACCAAGAGATTAGTTGAATCAGGAAAAATTTTAGGTATAGAAATCATAGACCATATTATTGTTGTTAAAAATGGCTTCTTGAGTTTTAAGGAAAAAAAATTAATTTAA
- a CDS encoding T9SS type A sorting domain-containing protein, which yields MLISRQVAGVKKMAFKLTKGVVMRKVALVCLALGIGLVFASGERWLSPTPTHHYTIPDPEPGIFPPAPEVFFSVTDTFKYDDNMPASAWAWNQGGNGWGVKFISPASSFTLSGALIHFYSGWPVPGGTRAMVKVYADDGPGGSPGTEIWHSDTLNITRGQWNYVPIGEPIVGTNYYIFYIQVDSYPICPGLSIDAANNAPSHRMWSLLGGAFSEDARRGEWLIRSVVEWDPPATDAATLWFATNMPMDTLPNVNLTIRATIKNLGTDPLPLGTPVRLKITGPESYTYEDTMTTTAALQRGQTAQMNFSPAWRIPNVTGAYQINVWTEAVGEQYPNDDTIIYDLSVARWIEYANYNHPYWITWAGPERATKFNPADFGVQYPVGLGRVRTQFYLHPNYPWPDSTFRFKIYAGDGSTLLYESEDLEAPAGAPGRIIAYDLDSLLIFPSGEFYVAVAPVNSSGHPTTLADDTSNARSYYGAAGGWIAWTNGEFFISASVQGGVGVEEGFNPNLRNAQLVFTNPVTDRVEIRWQVPNPGRVQLALYDATGRLVRNLYQADEARAGRVAVDLKSLAAGVYLVRLESPAGSATHKLTVNR from the coding sequence ATGCTTATCAGCCGGCAGGTTGCCGGTGTTAAGAAAATGGCGTTTAAGTTAACGAAAGGAGTGGTGATGCGTAAGGTAGCATTAGTATGTCTGGCACTGGGCATTGGCCTGGTGTTCGCCAGTGGCGAGCGCTGGCTGAGCCCAACACCAACCCATCATTACACGATTCCTGACCCTGAGCCCGGAATCTTTCCGCCGGCACCCGAGGTTTTTTTCTCGGTTACCGACACATTTAAGTACGATGACAATATGCCGGCGAGCGCCTGGGCGTGGAATCAGGGCGGTAATGGCTGGGGGGTGAAGTTTATCAGTCCGGCAAGCAGTTTTACCCTGAGTGGGGCGTTGATTCACTTCTACTCGGGCTGGCCGGTTCCGGGTGGCACACGGGCGATGGTCAAGGTTTACGCCGATGATGGTCCGGGCGGTTCACCAGGAACCGAAATCTGGCATTCCGACACCCTGAACATCACCCGTGGTCAATGGAACTATGTGCCGATTGGTGAGCCGATTGTGGGCACGAACTACTACATCTTCTACATTCAGGTTGACTCCTATCCCATCTGTCCGGGTCTTTCAATCGATGCGGCGAACAACGCACCTTCGCACCGGATGTGGAGTTTGCTGGGTGGTGCCTTCAGCGAAGATGCCCGAAGGGGCGAGTGGTTGATTCGTTCGGTGGTTGAATGGGACCCGCCTGCAACCGATGCGGCAACACTCTGGTTCGCAACCAATATGCCGATGGATACGCTGCCGAATGTCAACCTGACAATTCGGGCGACAATCAAGAATTTAGGAACCGACCCGTTACCATTGGGCACGCCGGTGCGGCTGAAAATCACCGGTCCGGAGAGTTACACCTATGAAGATACGATGACAACAACCGCTGCTTTGCAGCGGGGTCAGACCGCGCAGATGAACTTCTCACCGGCCTGGCGTATTCCCAATGTGACCGGTGCCTATCAGATTAATGTGTGGACCGAAGCCGTGGGTGAGCAGTATCCTAACGACGATACCATTATCTATGACCTGAGCGTTGCGCGCTGGATTGAGTATGCAAATTACAACCACCCGTACTGGATAACCTGGGCAGGACCAGAGCGGGCAACGAAGTTCAATCCGGCGGACTTCGGTGTTCAGTATCCGGTGGGTCTTGGTAGGGTTCGGACCCAGTTCTATCTCCATCCCAATTACCCCTGGCCCGATTCCACCTTCCGGTTCAAAATTTACGCGGGTGATGGTTCAACCCTGCTTTACGAGTCCGAGGACCTTGAGGCGCCAGCCGGTGCACCCGGCAGAATTATTGCCTATGACCTGGACTCACTCCTGATATTCCCTTCGGGTGAGTTCTATGTGGCGGTGGCACCGGTCAACTCTTCGGGTCATCCCACGACCCTTGCGGACGACACCAGTAACGCTCGCAGTTATTACGGTGCTGCGGGTGGCTGGATTGCCTGGACCAACGGTGAATTTTTCATCTCGGCTTCGGTGCAGGGTGGGGTCGGTGTGGAAGAAGGTTTCAACCCGAATCTGCGCAACGCCCAGCTGGTGTTTACCAATCCGGTAACCGACCGGGTTGAAATCCGCTGGCAGGTACCCAACCCCGGTCGAGTGCAACTCGCCCTGTACGATGCGACAGGCCGGCTGGTACGCAACCTGTATCAGGCGGATGAGGCACGAGCAGGAAGGGTTGCGGTTGACCTGAAGTCGCTGGCAGCGGGCGTTTATCTCGTGCGGCTGGAGAGTCCAGCGGGTTCAGCAACCCACAAACTGACCGTCAACCGATAA
- a CDS encoding DUF5655 domain-containing protein, with translation MPIFRIKNNKIRQLKASSFKNEKELQTLVENNLEEIFGARFIFSEYQTGEKHGGRIDTLGLDENNSPVIIEYKWGEKDNIINQGLFYLDWLVDHKGDFQILTENKLGKKVKIDWSQPRLILVASSFNKYDKYAINRMSENIELWTYTLYENGILEVNLERSSQASDKKGRRITRIEDAKYNLNYHLNKTSKDLQKKFMEIREKILELPSVQEKQEQKSGITYRTTKSFARFEFSKNSINLLLRKPKYNDPKKLVRDVTAFEWGYKGLVKIDKETDVDYLLRLVTQSYQETL, from the coding sequence ATGCCAATATTTCGAATAAAAAACAATAAAATAAGACAATTAAAGGCCTCTAGCTTCAAGAACGAAAAAGAGCTGCAAACTTTAGTTGAGAATAATTTGGAAGAAATTTTTGGAGCGAGATTCATTTTTTCTGAATATCAGACTGGCGAGAAACATGGCGGGAGGATTGATACATTAGGATTAGATGAAAACAATTCGCCGGTTATTATTGAATACAAGTGGGGCGAAAAAGATAATATTATCAATCAGGGGCTTTTTTATCTCGATTGGCTTGTTGATCATAAAGGAGATTTTCAAATCCTTACAGAAAATAAATTAGGCAAAAAAGTAAAAATAGATTGGAGCCAGCCGAGATTAATTTTAGTCGCTTCATCGTTTAATAAATACGATAAATATGCCATTAATAGAATGTCCGAAAATATCGAACTTTGGACATATACTTTATACGAAAATGGTATTTTAGAAGTTAACCTCGAAAGAAGTTCACAAGCCAGCGATAAAAAAGGAAGGCGTATAACAAGGATAGAAGATGCAAAATATAATTTGAATTACCATCTTAATAAAACATCAAAAGATTTACAGAAAAAGTTTATGGAAATAAGAGAGAAAATTTTGGAATTGCCTAGTGTTCAGGAAAAACAGGAACAAAAAAGTGGTATTACATATAGAACAACAAAAAGTTTTGCTCGTTTTGAATTTAGTAAAAATTCTATAAATTTACTTTTGCGTAAACCGAAGTATAATGATCCGAAAAAATTAGTCAGGGATGTGACTGCTTTTGAGTGGGGTTATAAAGGGTTAGTTAAAATTGATAAAGAAACCGATGTTGATTATTTATTGCGCTTAGTAACACAATCTTACCAAGAAACATTATGA